One Bacteroidota bacterium genomic window carries:
- a CDS encoding DNA polymerase III subunit alpha, translated as MYLNCHSYYSLRYGTLSPRELVEQARKNQAEVLTLTDINNTSGMPDFVMECHRAGIKPVGGIEFRDNRHQLLYIGIAANNEGYKELNDFLTWHNLNHAPLPPCPGVWQNALVIYPFSNKLPRRLKVNEFIGIRPHELRKLVTSPLLGMPHKLVALYPVNFSGSDSYKLHTYLRAIDKNILLTRLKPDDLAREDEYFLPPDLFKIAYDDFPFIVKNTRSLLDACSLSFEFKTPKNKQIFSGSRYDDKQLLEKLAHEGMLYRYGPSNPEARKRIRHELEVIDKLGFSSYFLITWDIIRYTLHRGFYHVGRGSGANSIVAYCLRITDVDPIELDLYFERFINPKRSSPPDFDIDYSWRDRDEVQDYIFKRYGREHTALLGTISTFKDKSIVRELAKVRGLPKEEIDQLADNPGDPQNQNSISDELFQLGVKLVDFPNLRSVHAGGIIISEKPLGYYTALDLPPKGLPTTQWDMYVAEDLGFEKLDILSQRGIGHIHDCAELVLHNKGKKIDVHRVQEFKTDKEVNQRLYNGEAIGCFYIESPAMRGLLSKLHCDNYLTLVAASSIIRPGVARSGMMKEYIRRYHAPTSFEYLHPVMKEQLQETFGVMVYQEDVIKVCHHFAGLDLSDADILRRAMAGKFRSRVEFSRIQDKFFSNCTQKGYTEAFAAEVWRQVASFAGYAFSKAHSASYAVESYQSLYLKTYFPHEFIVAVINNFGGFYQRWVYFNEARRLGAKVHLPCVNQSEYLTCLYGSDIYIGFVHIQNLETELAHRLTDERRQNGPYSSLGDLIRRTGIAREQLILLIRLSALRVTGKTKKELLWEAHMLLSAERKTIRTKKLFEEKTIEYKLPALAQEPVEDAYDEMELLGFTVSMSTFDLLKTKFRGTVCARHLRQQVGKTVRMLGNLVTIKYVRTVKNEWMHFGCFLDTEGEFFDTVHFPASLKNYPFKGNGVYLVLGKVVEEFGFPSIEVQKMARLPFIPDPRY; from the coding sequence ATGTACCTTAACTGTCATAGTTATTACAGTTTGCGTTACGGCACCCTTTCGCCGCGTGAATTGGTGGAGCAAGCCAGAAAGAACCAAGCAGAAGTGCTAACGCTCACCGACATCAACAACACCAGCGGCATGCCCGATTTTGTGATGGAATGCCATCGGGCAGGCATCAAACCGGTAGGGGGCATCGAGTTTCGCGACAACAGGCATCAACTGCTGTACATCGGTATTGCTGCCAATAACGAAGGATACAAAGAACTGAACGATTTTCTCACCTGGCATAACCTGAACCATGCCCCACTGCCTCCCTGCCCGGGAGTATGGCAAAATGCACTGGTAATCTACCCTTTCAGCAATAAGCTGCCTCGCAGGCTAAAAGTCAATGAATTTATTGGTATACGCCCCCACGAGCTTCGAAAACTGGTTACCTCGCCCCTGTTGGGCATGCCTCATAAGCTGGTAGCCCTGTACCCGGTAAATTTTTCCGGTTCCGACAGTTATAAGCTTCACACCTATCTGCGTGCCATCGACAAAAACATCCTTCTCACTCGGCTCAAACCAGACGACCTGGCCCGCGAGGACGAGTACTTTCTGCCTCCCGACCTGTTTAAAATAGCTTATGACGATTTTCCGTTCATCGTAAAAAACACACGAAGCCTGCTCGATGCCTGCAGCCTTTCGTTCGAGTTTAAAACACCAAAGAACAAACAGATTTTTTCGGGTAGCCGTTACGACGATAAACAGCTACTCGAAAAACTGGCGCACGAGGGCATGCTTTATCGCTATGGCCCTTCGAACCCGGAAGCCCGGAAGCGTATCAGGCACGAGCTGGAGGTAATCGATAAACTAGGGTTTTCGTCCTATTTCCTTATCACCTGGGACATTATACGCTACACCCTTCACAGGGGATTTTACCATGTAGGGCGGGGTAGCGGGGCCAACAGCATTGTAGCCTACTGCCTGCGCATTACCGATGTAGACCCCATTGAGCTGGATTTGTATTTCGAACGCTTCATAAACCCCAAGCGGAGCAGTCCGCCTGACTTCGACATCGACTACTCGTGGAGGGACCGCGACGAAGTACAGGATTATATCTTTAAACGCTATGGCCGCGAGCACACGGCCCTTCTGGGTACCATCAGCACGTTTAAAGATAAGTCGATTGTACGCGAACTGGCCAAAGTACGAGGGCTTCCGAAAGAAGAAATAGACCAGTTGGCAGACAACCCGGGTGATCCGCAAAACCAAAACAGCATCAGTGATGAGTTGTTTCAGTTAGGGGTAAAGCTGGTCGATTTTCCGAATTTACGCAGTGTGCATGCAGGAGGTATCATTATTTCAGAAAAACCCCTGGGGTATTATACGGCCTTAGACCTACCTCCGAAAGGACTGCCAACCACACAATGGGACATGTACGTGGCCGAAGATCTGGGTTTCGAAAAATTAGATATTCTTAGTCAGCGCGGCATTGGTCACATTCACGATTGCGCTGAGCTGGTCTTGCATAACAAAGGAAAAAAAATTGATGTGCACCGGGTGCAGGAATTTAAGACAGACAAAGAGGTGAACCAAAGGCTTTACAATGGCGAAGCCATCGGATGCTTTTACATCGAAAGTCCGGCCATGCGTGGCCTGCTCAGTAAATTGCACTGCGATAACTACCTCACCCTGGTGGCAGCCAGTTCCATCATTCGGCCGGGAGTAGCCCGCTCGGGCATGATGAAAGAATACATCCGTCGCTACCATGCCCCCACAAGTTTTGAGTACCTGCACCCCGTAATGAAAGAGCAGCTGCAGGAAACCTTTGGCGTAATGGTGTACCAAGAAGATGTGATTAAGGTATGCCACCATTTTGCAGGGCTCGATCTTTCCGATGCCGATATTCTTCGCCGTGCCATGGCCGGTAAATTTCGCTCACGGGTGGAGTTCAGTCGCATTCAGGATAAGTTCTTCAGTAATTGCACTCAGAAAGGCTACACCGAAGCGTTTGCTGCAGAGGTGTGGCGCCAGGTAGCTTCGTTTGCAGGTTATGCCTTCTCCAAAGCCCACTCGGCTTCGTATGCTGTTGAAAGTTACCAGAGCCTGTATTTAAAAACCTACTTTCCGCACGAATTTATCGTGGCTGTCATCAATAATTTTGGAGGTTTTTATCAGCGGTGGGTTTATTTTAACGAAGCCAGGCGCCTGGGAGCCAAGGTGCACCTGCCTTGCGTAAACCAGAGCGAATACCTCACCTGTTTGTACGGAAGCGATATCTACATAGGCTTTGTTCACATTCAAAACCTCGAAACAGAACTGGCCCACAGGCTCACCGACGAACGCAGACAAAATGGCCCCTACTCCAGTCTGGGCGATTTGATCAGACGCACCGGCATTGCACGGGAACAGCTTATTTTGCTGATACGACTCAGTGCACTTCGGGTTACCGGAAAAACCAAAAAAGAACTGCTCTGGGAAGCCCACATGCTGCTCTCGGCCGAACGAAAAACAATACGGACAAAAAAACTTTTCGAGGAAAAAACCATCGAATACAAATTGCCTGCCCTGGCACAGGAGCCGGTTGAAGACGCCTATGACGAAATGGAATTGCTTGGATTTACGGTGAGCATGAGTACCTTCGATCTGTTAAAAACAAAATTCAGGGGCACTGTCTGCGCCCGGCACCTGAGGCAACAAGTTGGGAAAACAGTGCGCATGCTGGGCAACCTGGTAACCATTAAATATGTGCGAACTGTAAAAAACGAGTGGATGCACTTTGGATGCTTTCTCGATACCGAGGGAGAATTTTTTGATACCGTTCATTTTCCGGCCTCTTTAAAAAACTATCCCTTTAAAGGAAATGGCGTTTACCTGGTGCTGGGAAAAGTGGTGGAAGAATTTGGTTTTCCGAGCATTGAAGTACAAAAAATGGCCCGCCTGCCTTTTATTCCCGATCCACGGTATTAA